TCGTTCTTCACCCGCGCACTGCGCCTGTCGATCACGATGGTGGCGATGCTCGGCTTCTACCTGCCGCTGTTCGCCAGCAACCGCGGCGCCACCGCCGGCCTGATCGGCGCCGCCGTCTCGACCACGGTCTGGTACGTGCTCGGCAATCCCTTCGGCATCGACAACATGTACATCGCCGCGGTGACACCGTTGCTGGTGATGGCGATCGAGCGCCTGGTGATGGGCCAGGCGCCTGCCGCGCCGCAGGCCGCGCAACCAAATGCATTCGCTGAAAGGACTTCGACGTGACCGCCGAACTCGAGATCACGGCCGACGGCGCCGTTCGCGTGGCGGCCGGCGACCCTGATAGGTTCAACGCCTTCATCCCCTCAACGTGCGTGCAGAACCACGCCGCCAACCTGATGCCGCTCGCCAATGGCGATCTCGCCTGCGTCTGGTTCGGCGGCACGCAGGAGGGCATGTCCGACATTTCGGTGTATTTCTCGCGGCTTTCCCGCGGCGCGGCGGAGTGGTCGCGCGCGGAGAAGCTCTCCGACGATTCCGGTCGCTCCGAGCAGAACCCGGTGCTGTTCCCCGCCCCCGATGGCACATTGTGGCTGATGTGGACGGCGCAGCTCGCCGGCAACCAGGACACCGCCATCATCCGCCGCCGTCTCTCGCGCGACAACGGCAAGAGCTGGGGTCCGATCGAGACGCTGTTCCCCGAGCATCGCGGCCGCGGCACCTTCATCCGCCAGCCGATCGTCGTGCTCGACAACGGCGACTGGCTGCTGCCTGTGTTCTATTGCCACAGCACGCCGGGCCGGAAATGGAATGGCGACGAGGACACCAGCGCGGTGAAGATCTCCTCCGATGCCGGCAAGACCTGGCGGGATGTTGACGTCCCCGGCAGCCGCGGCTGCGTGCATATGAGCATCGCGCGCCTCGACGACGGTTCGCTGGTTGCGATGTATCGCAGCCGCTGGGCCGACAACATCTATCAGAGCCGCTCGACCGATCACGGCCGCAGCTGGTCGGCGCCTGAAGCGACGTCGCTGCCCAACAACAATTCCTCGATCCAGCTGACGCGGCTTGACAACGGTCACCTCGCATTGGTCTTCAACGATTCCAGCGCCAGGGACGCGACCGGGCGCCGCCTCTCGCTCTATGACGAGATCGAGGACGACCTTCCGCCCGTGCTCGCCGGCGACGGCAGCAACGCAGACGGACGCACCGCGTTCTGGGGCGCGCCGCGGGCGCCGGTGACGCTGGCGATCTCGGCCGACGACGGAAAGAGCTGGCGCAAGCGCAACGTGGAAGTTGGCGACGGTTATTGCATGACCAACAATTCGCGCGACCAGACCAATCGCGAGCTGTCCTACCCCTCGGTCAAGCAGACCGCCGACGGCGCGATTCACATGGCCTTTACCTTCCATCGCCGCGCCATCAAATATGTCCGCGTGACCGAGGCGTGGGTGAAGCAGGGCTGAATTGATGGACAAGCGGCCGCACGCGCTCGTCACGGGCGCCAGCTCGGGGATTGGTGCTGCGATCATCGAGCGCCTGCTGCGCGACGGCTGGCGCGTCACCGGGATCAGTCGGCGTGCTGGGACGTTCGATCATCCGGCGTTCACGCATTTGGCACTCGATCTCAACGATGTCGACACCATCGCGAGCGCTGTTGCTGACATCGCGCCGACCGCGCTGGTTCACGCCGCAGGCCTGCTCAAGGTGGGTCCGCTCGGATCATTGGACCACGACGACGGCGCTGCGATGTGGCGGCTGCATGTCGATGTTGCCGGGCGTCTCGCCGACGCGCTGGCGCCGCGCCTGCCGAAAGGCGGCCGCATCGTCTTCATCGGTAGCCGTACCGCTTCGGGCGCAGCCGGTCGCGGTCAATATGCCGCGACGAAGGCGGCGCTGGTGGCGCTGGCGCGGTCCTGGGCGAGCGAGCTCGCACCGCGCGGAATCACCGTCAACGTGGTGGCGCCCGCCGCGACCGAAACGCCGATGCTGAAGGATCCGACGCGCGCCAACGTCGCACCAAAACTGCCGCCGATCGGCCGCTTCATTCAGCCGGAGGAAGTCGCAGCCGCCGTGGCGTTCCTGCTCTCAGGCGAAGCCGCTGCCATCACGGGCCAGCAGCTCGTGATCTGCGGCGGGAGCTCGCTCTGAGCTGGCTCACGACTCGTCGAGAAGCTCGAGCAATTCCTCGACCCGCTCGAACGGAGCATCTCGCATCGGGCTGTGATAGACGACCCGGTCGCCGTCGCGTTGCAGGGACTTCCCCTTGGACTTCCGCAATCGCCCCGGCAGGAACGTCGCGGCCACCGCGCTCTGGCCGACGTCGAGCCGGATGATACCTCTGCGCTTGCAATCCAGCCGCAGCCGCGCCGCCGCAAAGAAATCGCGCCCGCCCTGCGGCAAGGGTCCGAAGCGGCGCGAGGTCTCCTCCTCGAGATCGTCGAGATCGTCCTCATCGGCGCAGCGCGCGGCGCGGGCATAGAGCTCGAGCCGCACCGGCGCCGATTGCACGTAGCTCGCGGGCAGCATGTCCGCGACCGGCAGATTGAGGTCGGGCACCCACACCACGGACATGCCGTCATCGACCTTCTCCGAGGCCATCTTCAGGAGATGGCTGTAGAGGATCGGCCCGAAGACATGAACGTGACCGGATTGCTGCTCCGTGAACAGATCGCCAGCGCCGCGCAGATCGAGATCGCGCTCGCTGATGGCAAAGCCCGCGCCCGGCCGGCTGAACTCTTCCAGCACGGCAAGCCGCTTCTCGGACTGGCTCGAGGCCGACTCGGTCAGGAGATACGCGAAGGCGCGGATGCCGCCGCGCCCCACACGCCCGCGCAGCTGATGCAGCTGGGCCAGGCCGAAATTTTCCGGCCAACACACCACGATGGTGTTGGCGCGCGGGATATCGAGGCCGCTCTCGACGATGTTGGTGGCAAGCAGCACGTCGGCCTTGCCCTCGACGAAGGTCATCATGCGCTCGTCGATCTCGTCCGCCGGCAATTTGCCGTGCAGGCAGACGATCTTGAGATCGGGCGCGACTGCCTGCACCCGCGCCAGCATCGGCTCGAGATCCTGGATGCGCGGGCAGATCAGAAAGCTCTGCCCGTGCCGCCGCTGTTCGCGCAGCAGGGCCGAGGCGATCGCGGCGTCCGAGAGCGGCGCGATCTTGGTTGCGACCGGCAACCGATGAACCGGCGGAGATGCGATGACGCTGAGATCCCGGAAGCCGGCAAGGCCGGCGGCCAACGTGCGCGGGATCGGCGTGGCGCTCATCCAGAGCGTATGGGCATTCTTCGCAAGACCGGACAGCTTCGCCTTCTCGGCGGCGCCGAAATGCTGCTCCTCGTCGATGATGACGAGGCCGAGATCGTCGAACTTCACGTCCTTCGAGGTCAGCGCCTGGGTGCCGACCACGATCTGGATCCGGCCGCTGCGCAAGCCTTCCTTGGTCTCCCGCACCTCCGCGCCAGAGGTGGCGCGCGACAGGCTGCCGACCTCGATGCCGAGTGGCGCAAAACGTTTGCGGAAGGTTGCGACGTGCTGCCGGGCGAGCACGGTCGTCGGCACCGCAATCGCGACCTGCTTGCCCGAGAGCACCACGGCCGCGGCCGCGCGCAGCGCCACCTCGGTCTTGCCGAACCCGACGTCGCCGCAGATCACCCGGTCCATGGGATGGCCGGAGGCGAGATCGTCCAGCACGTCGTGGATCGCCTTGGCCTGGTCGATGGTCGTGAAATAGGGAAAGCGCGCGACGAATTTTTCGTAAGGCGCTCCCGGCGGGACCAGCTTGGCCGCCTTGCGCCGCTTGCGCTGGCTGATGTGCTTGGCGAGCACCTTGCCGGCGGCCTGGATCTCCTGCTCGGCCTCGCCGCGGCGGGCCCACCATGTGCTGCCATCCGCCTTGTCGAGCGCGAGCTTGCCGCGCTCGGTCGAGTAGGGCCACATCTGCGCCAGATCGGGCGGCGGCACCAGGACCGCGTTGTCGCCGGCGAAGGACAGCCGGACCATCTCGCGCATCGCACCGCCGCCGGTGTTGACGGTCTGCAAGCCATCGAGCACGCCGATGCCGCGCTGGAGATGCACGACCACCGTCCCCTGCTCCGGCACGTCGGCATGATCGAAGGCCGCGCTCCAGCTTCGCGCCATCGGCTGCGGATGATGCGCGCGGCTGCCGAGCACGTCGGTCGCGGTCAGGACGACGGCGGGCTTCTTGCCCGGGATGACGAAGCCGCCATCGAGATCGGCGAGCAGTGCCACGTCACGTTGGCGCGCGGCCTCAGCCTCCGCCCAATCCGCGACGCGCTCCGTGCGCACGCCGCTCAGCCGCTCCATCGCGCGCAGGTCTTCCTCCTGCGCCGCGACGAAGATGAAACGCGAGCCGTCGTGCCTGACGTCCTCGACGAAGGCGCGAAGAGCCTTCCTTGCGGACGACAGTTTTGAGAATTCCGGTGTCGCCTGGAACGGAGCGGTCCGCTGCAGCACCTTCATGCCGCGGGTCGCCTGCTTCCAGTCGCTGCGTCCGAGATACTCGCGCTCCCGGTCGGCACGGCCCGCGGCCTCCTCGATCGTGCTCAACCAGGCGTCGGCATGTACGGCAACGCCGGCATCCGCGATACACTTGGCCTTGCCGCAATAGTCGAACAGCGTCGCGCGCCTGGCCCGCGCGCCGGTGATCGCAAGCCGCTCCGACATGGGATCGACGAGAAGCTCTTTCGTTTCGAAGATGATGTCGTGCTCTTGCGGATCGAACGCCACGATCCGCTTGATCGCGCGCCCGGAATGCTCCACCCGGAACGGTCCCAAGGCACCGGCGGGAAAGATTTCAAAGGTCTGGCCGTGAAACAGCGCGCCGCCCGGATAATCCGGCTCGTCGTCGAGGTCATAGCCCAGCTCTTCGAGGCGAACGCGAAGCTCGCTCTCGGAGTAGGTGCCGCCGACCTTCAAGGACGTGTTCAGGCGCAACAGGCTCGCCGGCGGCGGCAGGCGCTCCATCACGGCTTCAGCCGTCGAGACCAGAAAGATCGGCTGCCTCGATTTGGCGAGGCGCCGCAGCACCGAGGCTCGACGGCCGGCGATCTCGCGCGATGGTTCCAACTGGTCGAACGGCAGCGTGTTCAGCCGCGGAAACACCAGCACTTCACACGACGGATCGAACGCGTGAATGACGCTGCCGAGCCGCTCCGCCCTGTTCTCGCTTTCCGCGAGGAACACGAGACCGCTGCGGCCGGACTCTTTCCATTGCGCCAAGAGATGCAGCGCCATCATGCCGAGCGGCGACGACGAGGAGATCGAGGCGCGCTGCGCGCCCTTGCTTGGCTTCGGCGAAGCCTTGCCTGGCGAGCGTCTGCTGGTCGGGCTCTTTGCGAGCGCGCGCTTCTTGGGCGAACTCTTGACCGCCGCTTTCTTGGCCGGTCGCAATGTCTTGGAATGACGCACGTGAATCCGTTTCTCGTCGTGAACAGTCATCAATGCCATGCGCCGCCGAACTCATGCCTGGTCGGTCGCGGATGGTCATGCAGATAGGACGGGGCGCGCGGGGGCGCGCCTCCCCAGAACCTCATGCGACGCAGAGGTCGCCGGCCAACGCAGAAAAGCGCGAGGATGAGCCGCCAGTCGTCTAGCAGACGAGCCGGCCCATTTCCACTCTTGTCTCGATGCAGCGGCTAAATGATGCCGCCCTGCCGCAGCGCTGCAATCGCAGCCTTGTCGTAGCCGAGTTCCGCGAGCACCGAATCAGTATGCTCGCCAAGCGTCGGTGGACGCGCCGCGATCTCGCCGGGCGTTTCCGACAATCGCACTGCCGCGCGGGCCACCGGCGCCTGCTTCGGCAGGCCGGGATAGTCGACGTCCTGAAGAAAGCCTGCGGCGCGAATGTGCGGATGGTCGAGCGCCTGCTGCGGGCTCAAGACCGGCCCGGTTGGAATCATCGCCTTGCCGAGGGTATCCACAGCCTCCTGCGTGGTGCGCATCGCGCACCAGCGCGCCATCCGCTCGCTGATAACAGGGCCGTTGTTGCCGCGGCTGATGTCGTCGGCAAAGCGCGGATCGTTCAGCCAAAACTCCTCCTCGCCCATCAGCCTGGCCCAGCGCTTGAACAGCGGGTGGCCCGTGACCTGGCACAGCACCCAGCCATCCCTGGTGCGGTAGATATCCGCAGGCGCTGCGGTCTGGCCGAGATTGCCTGTCGGAACACGGTTCACATTGATGACCGCCTGCTCGATCAGCGTCGCATTGGTGAAGGACAAAGCAGTCGCGAGCAGTGCGCCCTCGACGATCTGCCCGCGCCCGGATTTGCCGCGCTCGATCAGCGCCGCGAGCGTGCCGAACGCGCAATGGAGCGCAGTGCCGAAATCGACCCAGTTCACGGCCGCGCGGTAAGGCGGATCGCCGGCGCCGGTCATGTAGACCGATCCCGACATCACCTGCCCGACGCCGTCGAAGCCGACGCGGTCGGACCACGGTCCCGGCCCGCCGAATGCGGTGGCCGTCGTCAGGATGATATCGGGCTTGATCGCCTTCAACTGCTCGTAGTCGAGCTTCATCGCGCGCAAGGTCTGCGGCGGCAGATTGGCGACGACGACGTCCGCGGTCGCGATCAGCCGGCGCATCACCTCCTGCCCCTGCTCCGTCATCGGATCGAGCGTGATGCACTTCTTGTTGCGGTTGACCTGGAGGAACAGCGCGCCCTCGCCGCTTTCGCCGACAGGTGCGACGAAGCGGTCCTCGCTGCCGTCGCGCTTTTCGACCCTGATGACCTCGGCACCGAACTCGGCCAGCAACGTCGCGCAATACGGCCCCGCGATATAGCGCCCGAAATCGAGGACGCGCACGCCTTCCAGAACTCCCCCCATCGACCTCATTCCTTGTCTCTTTCAGGTCAGATTACAGCGAATGCCTGCCGCGGCAAGGCCGCAGCGCACATGGTGCCCTGCACGCAAGATGTGATCCGCCAAATGTTTCGGCCGGCGGAAATTCTGCTCTAGTATGGCGCCAGCAGTCAGTCCCTCCAGCGAGAAGCGCACAGCCATGCCGCAACAATTCGACAGGTCCGCAGAAGATCTCGGCAACGCCATCCATTTCGAGCACGTCAACATCACGGTTCCGGACCAGCGCCTCGCCACGCTGTTCTACGTCACCGGCCTCGGGCTGACCCGCGATCCCTATCTGATGGTGTCCGATACCAACATGTGGATCAATGCCGGACGGAGCCAGTTTCATCTTCCAAGCGGCAAGGCGCAGGTGCTGCGCGGCCATACCGGGCTCGTCATCGAGGGACGCGAGGCGCTGCTGGCGCGGCTGGCTTCGGTCAAAGGCAAGCTCGAAGATACGGCGTTCAAATACGCCGAGCACAATGATTACGTCGAAGCGACCTGCCCGTGGGGCAACCGCATCCGCATCCATGAGCCGGATGCCGCGCGCTTCGGGCGCATCACGCTCGGCATTCCCTATGTCGAGTTCGACGTGCCGGCCGGTTCGGCAGAGGCGATCTGCGCCTTCTATCCTGACATCATGGGCATGCCCGCGAGTCTCCGCAACGGCGACGGCAAGGTTGCGGCGGTGAAGACCGGTCGCGACCAGCATCTGCTATTCCGCGAGACCGACCGGCCGCAGCCCGGCTACGACGGCCACCATGTGCAGATGTACATCACCGACTTCTCCGGCCCCTACCGCAAGCTGCTGGCGCGCAACCTGATCTCGCGCGAAGACAATCAGTACCAGTACCGCTTCTGCGACATCGTCGATCTCGACAGCGGCAAGCCTCTCTTCACCGTGGAGCACGAGGTGCGCAGCGCGACGCATCCGATGTTCATGCGGCCGATGGTCAATCGCAATCCCGTCGTCAACAATCGCAACTACGCCTACGGCCACGATCAGGCGTCGTGGGCGATGGGCCCGGATCAATACGAGGGATAGGAGCCCGGCGACAAGATTGGCGGCGGCAATCCGATGAAGCTGCCCGCCAACGGCGGCCTCTCGGCGGCCGGGTTAGCTGCTCCACCACGAAACTCCCGGACACGTCCGGAAGCTTCGTTTTGGGATGACCAGACCGGCGCGCCGCTCAGAGCATCTGGCGCCGCGCGAACGAGGCGAACATGCCGGATGCGGCATTCAGCTCGGCGAACGTTCCGGCCTCGACGATCTTGCCGTCGACCAGCACGATGATCCGGTCCGCCCGCTGCACGGTGCTGAGCCGGTGCGCGATCACGACGCGGGTGACGTTGAGATTCTCCAGAGCGTCGCTGACGATGGCCTGGGACTGGTTGTCCAGCGAGCTCGTGGCTTCGTCGAACAGCAGGATGCGCGGCCGCCGCGCGATCGCCCGCGCGATCATGATGCGCTGGCGCTGGCCGCCGGACAGCGTGCTGACGCCCTCGGACACCTGGGTGAGCATGCCCATCGGCATCGCCTTGATGTCGTCTGCGATGCCGGCGAGACGCGCGGCCTCCCAGGCCTGGTCGAGCGGCAGCCGGACGCCGCCGCAGATATTGTCGTAGAGGTTTCCGTTGGCGAGCTTGGCGTTTTGAAGGACCACGCCGAGCTGGCGCCGCAGCGCGCTCGCATCCAGCGTCTCGATCGACTTGCCGTCGTAGAACACCGCGCCGGATTCCGCCCGCTCGAAGCCGAGCAGCAGCCGGAACAAGGACGATTTCCCGCTGCCTGACGGGCCCACCACCGCGACATATTCGCCCGGCGTGATCTTCAAGGTGACGTTGTCGAGCACAAGGGGGCCGTTGGCGAGATAACGGAACGACACGCGCGCGAGCTCGACCGATCCGGACAGTTCGCCCGGCGACTTCCGGTCGTCGGGAACTTCCGTCGGGCTCGCAATCAGCGGCCGCAGCCGAAGCAGCGGCGGGATGGCAATCAGCGCCTCGCTGACGCCGGCCGCCCAGGAGCCGACCGATCCCATCGACTGGCCGAAGGCGGAAAAGAACGCGAAGAACGTGCCGATGTCGGTGAGCAGGCCGCTGCTCGAATAGGACGCATAGGCATAGATGATCAGCGTTGCGATGGTCGGAAACGCGGTCTCGAACGCGCCGAGGCCGTTGCCCGCCACCTGCGACGACACGAAGTACTGCTTCTGTGTCGCGAACTGCTTCGACCAGATCGCGAGCGCGCGCGACGTCGCCGCAGAGACGCGCAGCTTGCCGACGCCGGTGAGGAGCTGGAGGACGAAGCCGCTGACCTTGCCCTGCTGGTTGAAATGCCTGCTCTCGAAATGCAGCCGCACCAGATTGGTGCCGATGATGGCCGCGGCCCGGACGAATGTCAGCGCGATCGCCAGCAGCGCCAGCTTGAGGCTGTAGTAGAGCATCAGGCCGAGGCTGAACAGACAGAACAGGCCGGCGATCATGCCGCGCAAGGCGTGCCCCGTCAGCGCTCGTCGCGCGGCATCGATGCCCATGGCGCGGTCGACCAGTTCGCCCGCGGTGTACTCGCGGAAGATGGCGGTCGGCAGCCGCAGCAGGCGGTCGATCATCGCCGCCTGGAGACGCCAGTCGATCGTGGCTTCCATCCGCAGCATGACAAAACCCTGCATGACCTGGACGCCGGCCACCGAGAGCCCCGCCAGAATCAGCGCGAGCGCGCAGAAGGCGAGTTGGTCCAGCTCCGACCGCGGGATGATCGAGCTGATCAGCAGATTGGTGATGAACGGCGTCACCAGCGACAGCAGCCCGATCATCACGACCGACACCGCTATGCGCGGTCCGCTGCCGCGGATGTGACGCAGGGAGAATTGCAGAAGGTCCTTGAATTTCAGGGCGCGCGACGGCAGTGGCGGATAGAACGTGGCCGCTTCCGGGGCGATCTGCGCCGCGATGGCCCGATCGACCGGCCGCCGCGCCTTGGTCAGCGGGTCGACCACGATGTATCCGCGGCCCGGCTCGTAGACGAGCGCGACCGGGACGCGCGCCTCGCCGTACCAACCGACCATCGGGCCTGCATCCAGTCGCCACCAACCGTGCCGGAGCAGGACTTCGCGCAGCCTCAGGCGTGCCGCCTGCGCGATCTGGGCGAGGCCGGAAAAATCCTGCGCGCTGCCATCGCCGCGACCGGAGACCGAGATCGGCGCGCGCATCGCGTTGCCGACGATCTGGCAGGCGCCGACCAGGCGGTCGGACCAGGAGGCATCGACCGCATCATGATCGAAGCGCCGCACGATGATGCCGGACAGGCGGTCGAAGGCCTCCACCGCCTGCGTCGCGGCAAGCCCGGTCCGGCTTGCCAGCCGCGCGCTCTCGTTTTGCGCCTCGCGGGCCAGAATGCCCCGGATGCATTCGACGAAGTTCTGGTGGAACAGATCGACCGCCGGCCAGATCAGGTCGCCCGCCGGGGCGTGGCCGGCAACGCTCGCGGTGCATCCGTCTGTACCCGTCTCGATCCACAGACCCGATGTCAGCGGCAACGGAGGACTTCCGGCCGTGTAAGCCGTGCCTCGCCCGATCAGACGGAGTGCACCGTGCTGCACGGTGAGCCAGAGCAAGCCGCGCATCGGTCCGCGACGCGGCTCGCCCGCGGCCAGCGTCACCTCGCCCTCGGGCAATTCAGCCACTTGCCACTGCGGCGCCGGTCCCGCGACGAAGCGTGCAAGTCGGTCGATCCAGCGCAGCACCCGTTCCGACGCCGGACCGCTCCTGGGCACGACGGCGACAAGCGTGTCCTGCGCGCCGACCGCGATGAAGCGCAGGCCGTCTGGAGACGAGGCCGGGAAGGCCGGAAGATCAGGAATGACGTCGCCGCGCTCGACGCGGAACAGATGATACCGGCTGCCGGATTTTCCCCCATTCACATCGATGGCGAAGATGTCGGCGTGACCCGCGACGATTTCGAGCAGATGACCGCGGTGATCGAGCAGGATGGGCCGACGACCGTCGAGCGCGATTTCGCCAGGCGATTCCAGCGCCGCGACGAGGTCCGCACCGGACATGATATGGTCGATCCGGCCGCTCATTCCTGCGACACCAGGCGGGCATATTCGCCGTTCGTGGCAAGAAGGGTCTCGTGCGTGCCGCGCTCGGCGACCTTGCCCTGCCGCAACACGACGATCTCGTCGCAATCCCTGATCGTGCTCAGGCGATGCGCGATGATGATGCAGGTGCAGCCACAACGCCGGAGATTGTCGTCGATGGCCTTCTCGGTGACGGGGTCGAGCGCCGCGGTCGCCTCGTCGAGCACGACGATGGACGGACGGCCGACCAGTGCGCGGGCGATCTCGATGCGCTGGCGCTGGCCGCCGCTGAAATTGGTGCCGCCCTCGCTGACATAGGAATCGTAATTGCCGGCGCGGATGGCGATATCGTCCTGGATCTCGCCGTCCTTGAGCGCGCGGGTGAGGTCGATGTCCGGAGTGGTCCGGTCCCAGAGCGTGAGATTGTCGCGGACCGTTCCCTCGAACAGAAAAATGTCCTGGTCGACATAGGCGATCGAGTTGGCACGAATGTCGGGCGGGATATCCTGGAGCAGCGTTCCGTCGATCAGGATCTCTCCTGCCCAGGGCTTGTAGAGCCCGCAGACGAGGCGGCCGAGCGTGGATTTTCCACTGCCGGAAGCGCCAACCAGCGCGACGCGCGATCCCGGAGCCACGGTGATCGACAGATCGGAAATCAGCGGCGGCTCGAGCAGAGAATAGCCGAACTGCACGTCCCGAAATTCGATGCGTCCGTCCAGCCTCGCAGGGAAGGTCTTGTCCGATGCGCGCGGGGGATCGCCGAGCGGATAGTTGTAGACGTCCTCGAGGCGGTCGAGCGCGCCCTTGATCAGCTGAAAGCTGCCGGCCTGATTGACCAGCGTTGCCACCGGCTCGGAGAAGCTCGCCATCAGCGACTGGAAGGCGACGAGGCTGCCGAGCGTGAGCGAGCCTTCGATCACCCTGAGGCCGCCGAGGATCAGGATCGCAGTCATGGTCATGCCGGCGATCAGGGTCGGGATCATGTCGAGCACGATCGACGACGAGGCAAGATCGCGCTCGGCGTTCAACACCTTGGCCTGGACGCCCGACCACTGGCCGAAGGCCTCGTCCTCGAGCCCGCTCGCCTTGATCGTCTCGATCGACCTGACGATGCTGACGACGGCGCCGAGGAGCTTGCCGCGCTCGAGCGAGAGCCCGCGGCTGAGATCCTCCCGACGCCGCATCGACAGCCGCAAGGTGAGGACGTTGAGCAGCGACAAAGCGATACACACCGCGGCCAGCCGGGGATCGTAGACGATCATCGCGAAGGCGAAGAATGCCACCGAGGTGAGGCTGAGCGCGTTGGCCGCAATGCCGCCCGCCAGCAGGCGCGCAATCTGGTCATTGGCCCCGACCCGCGCCGCGATGTCGCCGGCGTGGCGCTGGGTGAAGAACTCGATCGGCAAGGCCATCACCCGCCAGAGAAAGCGGCTGATCATCACCACCGAGAGTTTTGTCTGCAGACGCAGCAGCAGGGATTGCTGCAACAGCGTCAGGATGGTGCGGATCAGCGCGGTCGCCGCCATGCCGAGCAGCAGCGGGCGCAGCCATCCGTTCAGGTGCTGAATCAGGATGTCGTCGATGAATATCTTGGAGAAGCTCGCGGCCACGAGACCGGGAACGACCATGACGAAGCTGAGCAGGATCAGCAGGCCGACCGCGGCTTTCGATCCGCGCAACTCCCGCAGCAGCAGCCGCAGTCCGGCCGGCTTGGCGCCGCTCGGCGCGAATCCGGGCCCCGGCTCCATGGTGAGGACGACGCCGGTAAAGCTCCGGTCGAGCTCGTCGATGCCGACCTGCCGCCGTCCAAACGCGGGATCGTTGATGGAGGCGGACTTGCCCTTGATCCCTTCAAGGACGACGAAATGGTTGAAGTTCCAGTGGATGATGCACGGCGTCGGCGCCGAACCGAGCGCCGCAAGGTCCAGCCGAAATCCCTTCGCCGACAGTCCGAAGCGCTTTGCCGCCCGGACCACGTTGCTCGCCTTGCTGCCGTCGCGCGAGACGCCGCATTCGACGCGAAGCCGTTCGAGCGGCACCCACGCCCCGTAATGCGCCAGCACCATGGCAAGGCAGGCGGCGCCGCACTCGGCCGCTTCCATTTGCAGAATGGTCGGCGTGCGCCTGACATGTCCGGTGGATGAAGCGGGACTATCCATCGATCCCCGTCCACTTCCGCAACAGGGGAACGACGAGATCGATCGGGCGCCGGCTTCGCGTGGTGATCTCGGCCTGCGCGAGCGTGCCGCTGGTGAGATGGACTTGCGGTCCCTTGCCCACGGCCCAGCGATATCCGCTCGCGGTCGATGAATCCTTGTCCAGCGACACCGACACCGCATAAGGCGCGCCGTCATGGGAGAACACCTTGACGAGCTGATCGTTGTGCAGAACGGCGGTCATGCCCTGCGGCGTCACCGGAAATTCCGAGATGCTCGAGACCACACCGATCATGGTGCCGAATTCCTCGCGCTTCACGGTGCTGGGCGCAACGCGCACCTGGTAGCCCGGCTTGACGCTCTTGCCTTGCTCGGCGGGAATGTAGATCACGGCTTCCAGCCGCGCGCCCTCGTCCTCGATGAGAACGACCGGCGTGCCCACGGCGAGAACCGAGCCCGAGGATGTCTTGATCTCCAGCACGCGTCCGGCAATGGGGCTGAGGACCTGCGAATTGCGTCCCAGCGTCCCGGCCAGCGCCTGCATCTCGCGGCGCGCGTTGTTCGCGGCGAACTCGGCCTGCTGCAATTCGCGCTCGCGCTGGGTTTCGAGATCGGTCTTCTGCGCGTGAAGCTTGAGGATCTCGTTTTGCGAATCCGTCCGGCGCTGCTGCGCCTCGGTCAGTTCGAGACGGCGGTCCTCGAGCGTCTTCCGCGTCGTCAGGCCCTTCGCCATCAGCTGCTCGAGATTCTTCACGTCGACATCGAGGGACTGCACGCGCTGGCCGGTTGCCTCGATGACCTTGTTGAAG
The genomic region above belongs to Bradyrhizobium sp. CCBAU 53338 and contains:
- a CDS encoding exo-alpha-sialidase, with translation MTAELEITADGAVRVAAGDPDRFNAFIPSTCVQNHAANLMPLANGDLACVWFGGTQEGMSDISVYFSRLSRGAAEWSRAEKLSDDSGRSEQNPVLFPAPDGTLWLMWTAQLAGNQDTAIIRRRLSRDNGKSWGPIETLFPEHRGRGTFIRQPIVVLDNGDWLLPVFYCHSTPGRKWNGDEDTSAVKISSDAGKTWRDVDVPGSRGCVHMSIARLDDGSLVAMYRSRWADNIYQSRSTDHGRSWSAPEATSLPNNNSSIQLTRLDNGHLALVFNDSSARDATGRRLSLYDEIEDDLPPVLAGDGSNADGRTAFWGAPRAPVTLAISADDGKSWRKRNVEVGDGYCMTNNSRDQTNRELSYPSVKQTADGAIHMAFTFHRRAIKYVRVTEAWVKQG
- a CDS encoding SDR family NAD(P)-dependent oxidoreductase yields the protein MDKRPHALVTGASSGIGAAIIERLLRDGWRVTGISRRAGTFDHPAFTHLALDLNDVDTIASAVADIAPTALVHAAGLLKVGPLGSLDHDDGAAMWRLHVDVAGRLADALAPRLPKGGRIVFIGSRTASGAAGRGQYAATKAALVALARSWASELAPRGITVNVVAPAATETPMLKDPTRANVAPKLPPIGRFIQPEEVAAAVAFLLSGEAAAITGQQLVICGGSSL
- a CDS encoding DEAD/DEAH box helicase, with translation MMALHLLAQWKESGRSGLVFLAESENRAERLGSVIHAFDPSCEVLVFPRLNTLPFDQLEPSREIAGRRASVLRRLAKSRQPIFLVSTAEAVMERLPPPASLLRLNTSLKVGGTYSESELRVRLEELGYDLDDEPDYPGGALFHGQTFEIFPAGALGPFRVEHSGRAIKRIVAFDPQEHDIIFETKELLVDPMSERLAITGARARRATLFDYCGKAKCIADAGVAVHADAWLSTIEEAAGRADREREYLGRSDWKQATRGMKVLQRTAPFQATPEFSKLSSARKALRAFVEDVRHDGSRFIFVAAQEEDLRAMERLSGVRTERVADWAEAEAARQRDVALLADLDGGFVIPGKKPAVVLTATDVLGSRAHHPQPMARSWSAAFDHADVPEQGTVVVHLQRGIGVLDGLQTVNTGGGAMREMVRLSFAGDNAVLVPPPDLAQMWPYSTERGKLALDKADGSTWWARRGEAEQEIQAAGKVLAKHISQRKRRKAAKLVPPGAPYEKFVARFPYFTTIDQAKAIHDVLDDLASGHPMDRVICGDVGFGKTEVALRAAAAVVLSGKQVAIAVPTTVLARQHVATFRKRFAPLGIEVGSLSRATSGAEVRETKEGLRSGRIQIVVGTQALTSKDVKFDDLGLVIIDEEQHFGAAEKAKLSGLAKNAHTLWMSATPIPRTLAAGLAGFRDLSVIASPPVHRLPVATKIAPLSDAAIASALLREQRRHGQSFLICPRIQDLEPMLARVQAVAPDLKIVCLHGKLPADEIDERMMTFVEGKADVLLATNIVESGLDIPRANTIVVCWPENFGLAQLHQLRGRVGRGGIRAFAYLLTESASSQSEKRLAVLEEFSRPGAGFAISERDLDLRGAGDLFTEQQSGHVHVFGPILYSHLLKMASEKVDDGMSVVWVPDLNLPVADMLPASYVQSAPVRLELYARAARCADEDDLDDLEEETSRRFGPLPQGGRDFFAAARLRLDCKRRGIIRLDVGQSAVAATFLPGRLRKSKGKSLQRDGDRVVYHSPMRDAPFERVEELLELLDES
- a CDS encoding CaiB/BaiF CoA-transferase family protein; translated protein: MGGVLEGVRVLDFGRYIAGPYCATLLAEFGAEVIRVEKRDGSEDRFVAPVGESGEGALFLQVNRNKKCITLDPMTEQGQEVMRRLIATADVVVANLPPQTLRAMKLDYEQLKAIKPDIILTTATAFGGPGPWSDRVGFDGVGQVMSGSVYMTGAGDPPYRAAVNWVDFGTALHCAFGTLAALIERGKSGRGQIVEGALLATALSFTNATLIEQAVINVNRVPTGNLGQTAAPADIYRTRDGWVLCQVTGHPLFKRWARLMGEEEFWLNDPRFADDISRGNNGPVISERMARWCAMRTTQEAVDTLGKAMIPTGPVLSPQQALDHPHIRAAGFLQDVDYPGLPKQAPVARAAVRLSETPGEIAARPPTLGEHTDSVLAELGYDKAAIAALRQGGII